One stretch of Sebastes umbrosus isolate fSebUmb1 chromosome 5, fSebUmb1.pri, whole genome shotgun sequence DNA includes these proteins:
- the psmb11b gene encoding proteasome subunit beta type-11b, translating to MAYKPLSDRSGTFLWGEMALQDLCNFKDIFLDTECPSVLFGKKTGCNYVSGSPFSSSTSLFNFYTPVAEYLDESPIQFGQISAVQRSSADSILPSFYSIPPASSQSVPLPFPMSHGTTTLAFTFQGGVLAAADTRSSCSGLVACPAAQKILPIHSHLVGTTSGTSADCALWKRILSRELRLYQLRHGRRLSTSGAAKLLSHMLHPFKGTELCVAATLCGWDGGDDGATTDPGKSDTSLEKASLDKTQSSSSTIVGQHCRKKASSSGPSLYYVCSDGTRLQGSLFSVGSGSPYAYSILDQGVGWGLTLAEATSIAREAVYRATHRDAYSGNCVDVYHVSSKGWTRRSREDLKEEYYREKERKTRETGRDFV from the coding sequence ATGGCATACAAACCTCTGTCAGACAGGTCAGGAACATTTCTTTGGGGGGAAATGGCTTTACAGGACCTGTGCAATTTCAAGGACATCTTTCTGGACACTGAATGTCCTTCAGTGCTTTTTGGAAAGAAGACTGGTTGTAACTATGTGAGCGGTTCGcccttcagcagcagcacaagTCTGTTTAACTTTTATACACCAGTTGCAGAGTACCTGGACGAAAGCCCGATCCAGTTTGGGCAAATCAGCGCCGTCCAGAGATCCAGCGCCGACTCCATCTTGCCGTCTTTCTACAGCATTCCTCCGGCCTCCTCTCAGTCCGTCCCCTTACCGTTCCCCATGTCCCACGGCACCACCACCTTGGCGTTCACGTTCCAAGGCGGCGTGCTGGCCGCGGCGGACACCCGTTCCAGTTGCTCCGGCCTCGTGGCGTGCCCTGCTGCCCAGAAGATCTTGCCCATTCACAGCCACCTGGTGGGCACCACGTCGGGCACGTCGGCCGACTGCGCCCTCTGGAAACGGATTCTGTCTCGAGAGCTGCGGCTCTACCAGCTCCGCCACGGACGACGGTTGTCCACAAGCGGAGCCGCCAAACTACTTTCGCACATGCTTCACCCATTTAAGGGGACAGAGCTGTGCGTGGCTGCCACGCTGTGTGGGTGGGATGGAGGAGATGATGGTGCAACGACTGATCCTGGAAAGTCTGATACCAGTCTTGAAAAGGCCTCTCTGGATAAGACTCAGAGCTCTTCTTCAACAATTGTTGGTCAACACTGCAGAAAGAAAGCGAGTTCTTCTGGTCCCAGTCTGTACTACGTGTGCAGCGATGGCACTCGCCTGCAGGGATCGCTCTTCTCCGTGGGCTCGGGATCGCCCTACGCCTACTCAATTTTGGACCAAGGGGTTGGATGGGGGCTGACGCTGGCCGAGGCCACGTCAATAGCCAGAGAAGCCGTATACAGAGCCACGCACAGGGACGCATACTCAGGAAACTGTGTAGACGTCTATCACGTCTCCTCAAAAGGCTGGACTCGCAGGAGCAGAGAGGATTTGAAAGAGGAATattacagagagaaagaaagaaagacaagagAGACGGGACGCGACTTTGTCTGA